One region of Armigeres subalbatus isolate Guangzhou_Male chromosome 3, GZ_Asu_2, whole genome shotgun sequence genomic DNA includes:
- the LOC134227288 gene encoding neuralized-like protein 4 — protein MSFHRRCGKRIKLVNNNRTAMRNISEFNHGLVLSAEPLQDDVLFEVRIDEKIHAWSGSIEIGVTTVNPEATELPPCATKLRSGTWVMSGISVLKDGVSLLEYYGSDLDKLGEGDRVGVVRTAQDKLVFYVNGESQGVAAVDIPKNVYALVNLYGKCVQVSICPSDSLEYSNESTQISQNIDIAMSVEMSVSACTNGGGPSGVGSDGMDPNDKLRFHTRCGSLVKLSANCRTAERRRPLDEFNNGVVMTHRPLRDNELFEIRIDRLVDKWSGSIEVGVTTHCPSALQFPATMTNLRSGTIMMSGCGILTNGKGTRREYGEFNLDELREGDRVGMMRKSNGNLHYYINGRDQGVAATRVAQTLWGVIDLYGMTIKVTIVDRDEREQQNLVTRRNNLMSLPVTEHELIPASPEVDFSQSDRLLFHPMCGSHASVTHSGRTALRPNASDDFNNGVVLTRRPLRPNEMFQVRLERVVTKWAGSVEMGVTTHSPTELDFPFTMTNVRSGTWMMTGNGVMHNGMTVIEQYGQNLDRLQVGDRVGVVRKDDGTLHFWVNGVDQGPAASNVPEKVYGVIDLYGQAAQASIVDTSECGTPDTGNSTISNTTLFSSEPKLKFHSVHGKNARISNGGLTACRPKALAEFNDSIVFSNRPLRQRELFEIILETVVDQWNGSIEIGVTGIRPDELSLPSTATDLEHDTIMISGTTLMGNGVTIRNDLPFDLDTLTAGSRVGVMRNADNIHFFINGVDQGPYYECKAPNLYAVIDLYGQCAQVSITTPQPDIRAPYAISENSQSLQATSVIQPALEAKHRWSCISGNVTLMQNWTLASRCTNAALSHCLVFSERPLVVGETFEIKINEVNSLYAGSLKIGVTDLNLSDEHVRKNIPISMKRIPANVWYVSGNEVRYNSTLLQKSLASLDWLRVGDRIAIELTASRTLKILLNSEDMNISFQNVSEDIFAVVELMGSTMAVQVISSQGPSSPLRPCSLRLQDSLELGLDPLNKQDSMLESIDSDSLSFEFSECHGKNIQLFDDKKTASRVQSYHQGIVCLSKPLCKGHSISIKVTQLNTKWKGTIAVGALGVCPGTHQFPFPTSAILFRRPCWIATHDYININGNKTQSKYAEIFDQIQVGTVITLTLTHAGNLSITFGQTQLDDLAVGLPHHIYPVFDVYGKCEKISIVNGDAKGGSPINEELATMPLGAIAAGVSGILATEVENVPQCEKADLEIHEKETDAAACASNPGPSVMSRSVMDSVSENLLMNISIKNRTANEARNQDLSNSCCLRDSLQLQHSTNLNIQRSQSTHRFNALQGSFDSNRGGELSQSVNCDEGFEDYRSNTNSNGQTNAASNPLASSNQAAQENNTDPNYLEDVDSNIDFSIQLNESEVEEDSNTIANNRAKLGLPLQASCSTAPEHQPPIVQSCTTGISTSTSRRATIVEFVDDHMRSSRTNSVSSSSMLSVVENKDCDYLKLVMGFKRTLMLPEVFFAGDTFGCFCEGCAPSLQNSLVKSWVRFKLNQTLSSSSAVNTADDSVWTTAYYNARVEKIRSVLDHGQPLPIESCQFLPDGSTVGDHFVPGTHILLQSSPDSSERSQRSSFHRYMANSVCYRICATFEVRVRSQSLSAIDFGETPAAGAVTGEIGSTAGANGLRYWTTKEADACVLTALMVLLTPV, from the exons ATGTCGTTCCACCGGCGCTGTGGCAAGCGAATTAAGCTGGTCAACAACAACCGAACCGCTATGCGAAACATCAGCGAGTTCAACCACGGACTTGTTCTGAGCGCCGAGCCTCTGCAGGACGATGTCCTGTTTGAAGTGCGAATTGATGAAAAG ATCCATGCTTGGAGCGGTAGCATCGAAATCGGGGTGACTACGGTCAATCCAGAAGCAACGGAGTTGCCTCCGTGTGCGACAAAGCTACGTAGTGGAACTTGGGTGATGTCTGGCATTTCGGTACTGAAAGATGGAGTGTCACTGTTAGAGTACTACGGTTCGGATTTAGATAAACTGGGCGAAGGGGACCGAGTGGGTGTCGTACGAACGGCCCAAGATAAATTGGTTTTCTACGTCAACGGTGAGTCACAAGGAGTGGCCGCCGTAGACATACCAAAAAATGTGTATGCCCTGGTGAACTTGTACGGGAAGTGCGTGCAAGTTTCGATCTGTCCATCAGACAGTCTGGAATACAGCAACGAAAGCACGCAAATTTCTCAGAACATCGATATTGCAATGTCGGTGGAGATGTCCGTCAGTGCTTGCACCAATGGAGGGGGTCCGTCAGGTGTCGGATCGGATGGGATGGATCCCAACGATAAGCTACGTTTCCACACCAGATGTGGGTCGCTTGTTAAGCTTAGTGCTAATTGCCGAACTGCAGAAAGAAGGCGTCCATTGGACGAATTCAACAATGGAGTAGTAATGACTCATCGTCCATTGCGGGACAACGAGCTTTTCGAAATAAGAATTGATCGACTAGTGGACAAATGGTCCGGATCGATTGAGGTTGGTGTAACAACGCATTGCCCATCGGCGTTGCAGTTTCCAGCTACTATGACAAACCTTCGAAGCGGAACCATCATGATGTCCGGCTGTGGCATTCTCACTAATGGCAAAGGAACTCGCAGGGAATACGGAGAATTCAATCTCGATGAGTTACGTGAAGGTGATCGCGTTGGAATGATGCGCAAATCAAATGGGAATCTTCACTATTACATCAATGGACGTGATCAGGGCGTTGCAGCCACCAGAGTGGCTCAAACACTTTGGGGTGTAATTGATCTATACGGAATGACAATCAAAGTCACGATCGTTGATCGTGACGAACGTGAACAACAGAACCTAGTTACTAGGCGGAACAATCTCATGAGTTTACCCGTTACTGAACATGAATTAATTCCTGCAAGCCCTGAAGTGGACTTCAGCCAATCAGACCGATTATTGTTCCATCCCATGTGCGGATCTCATGCTAGTGTTACACACAGCGGAAGAACAGCTCTACGCCCCAATGCTTCGGACGATTTCAACAATGGAGTTGTATTGACTAGACGTCCTCTGAGGCCCAACGAAATGTTCCAAGTTCGCTTGGAAAGAGTTGTCACTAAATGGGCCGGTTCAGTTGAAATGGGAGTCACCACACATAGCCCAACGGAGCTAGATTTTCCTTTTACCATGACTAACGTCCGCTCCGGAACATGGATGATGACCGGCAATGGAGTAATGCATAATGGTATGACAGTCATAGAGCAGTATGGACAAAATCTAGATCGTTTACAGGTCGGTGATCGCGTCGGAGTAGTTCGAAAGGATGATGGAACTCTGCACTTTTGGGTCAATGGTGTAGACCAAGGACCAGCAGCTTCGAATGTCCCGGAGAAAGTCTACGGTGTCATCGATCTGTACGGTCAAGCTGCTCAAGCAAGCATCGTTGACACTTCAGAGTGCGGAACACCAGACACTGGCAATTCGACGATCTCAAATACAACTCTTTTTAGCAGTGAACCGAAGTTGAAGTTTCATTCCGTTCATGGAAAGAATGCTCGAATTTCGAACGGCGGGTTGACGGCTTGTAGGCCAAAAGCATTGGCGGAGTTCAACGATTCTATCGTTTTTAGCAACAGACCACTCCGCCAAAGGGAGTTGTTCGAAATTATTCTCGAAACAGTGGTTGACCAGTGGAACGGTAGTATCGAGATTGGCGTAACCGGAATTCGTCCGGATGAACTGAGCTTACCGAGCACGGCCACTGATTTGGAGCACGACACAATTATGATCTCAGGAACTACATTGATGGGTAACGGAGTAACGATTCGGAATGATCTTCCGTTTGACTTGGACACTTTAACTGCTGGCTCCCGAGTGGGAGTAATGCGTAATGCGGACAATATCCATTTCTTCATTAACGGAGTGGACCAAGGCCCATACTATGAATGCAAAGCTCCAAATTTGTACGCTGTCATCGATCTGTATGGCCAATGTGCCCAGGTAAGCATCACAACGCCGCAGCCTGACATTCGAGCGCCTTATGCAATCAGTGAGAATTCCCAGAGCTTGCAAGCGACATCAGTGATTCAACCAGCTCTCGAAGCAAAGCATCGTTGGTCTTGCATTTCCGGAAATGTCACGCTGATGCAAAATTGGACGTTGGCATCTCGTTGTACAAACGCAGCTTTGTCACATTGCTTGGTGTTCTCTGAAAGACCCCTCGTTGtgggagaaactttcgaaataaaaatcaaCGAGGTCAATTCTCTCTACGCGGGTAGTCTAAAAATCGGAGTTACCGATCTCAATCTCTCGGACGAGCACGTTCGTAAAAACATTCCCATTAGTATGAAACGAATTCCTGCCAATGTTTGGTACGTTAGCGGCAACGAAGTACGCTACAATTCAACTTTGCTACAGAAATCTCTCGCCTCGTTAGATTGGCTTAGAGTTGGGGACCGCATCGCTATAGAACTAACTGCATCGCGAACACTGAAGATTCTGTTGAATTCAGAGGATATGAACATCAGTTTCCAAAACGTTTCAGAGGATATTTTTGCTGTTGTTGAGCTAATGGGATCCACAATGGCCGTTCAAGTAATCTCATCGCAAGGACCATCATCGCCACTCAGACCATGCAGCCTGCGACTCCAGGACTCACTCGAGCTTGGACTAGATCCTCTAAACAAACAAGACTCGATGCTTGAATCGATCGATTCTGATAGTCTGTCGTTCGAATTCTCCGAATGTCACGGTAAAAACATTCAACTTTTCGATGACAAGAAAACGGCCTCGAGGGTCCAATCCTATCACCAAGGAATTGTGTGCCTATCCAAGCCTTTGTGCAAAGGTCACAGCATCAGTATAAAAGTTACCCAACTGAATACTAAATGGAAGGGAACTATCGCTGTTGGGGCCCTTGGAGTATGCCCCGGAACCCATCAATTCCCCTTCCCGACATCGGCTATCCTCTTCCGAAGGCCTTGTTGGATCGCTACCCATGATTACATTAACATCAATGGCAACAAGACTCAATCAAAATATGCGGAAATCTTTGACCAGATTCAAGTCGGAACGGTCATTACCCTGACGCTCACCCATGCAGGAAATTTGAGTATTACGTTTGGGCAGACACAGTTAGACGACCTGGCAGTCGGGTTACCGCACCACATCTACCCAGTTTTCGATGTGTACGGAAAATGTGAGAAGATCTCGATCGTTAATGGTGATGCAAAAGGCGGTAGTCCGATCAATGAGGAGTTGGCAACAATGCCGTTGGGTGCGATCGCTGCAGGTGTGTCCGGCATTTTAGCCACCGAAGTAGAGAACGTTCCTCAATGTGAAAAGGCGGACTTGGAGATCCATGAAAAGGAAACCGATGCAGCAGCTTGTGCTTCCAATCCAGGGCCATCGGTTAT GAGTCGTTCTGTGATGGACAGCGTTTCTGAAAACCTGTTGATGAATATTTCCATCAAGAATCGTACGGCAAACGAAGCACGAAATCAAGATTTATCAAATTCTTG CTGCCTAAGAGACTCTCTTCAACTTCAACATTCCACGAATCTCAACATTCAACGAAGTCAAAGCACTCATCGGTTCAATGCCCTACAGGGTAGCTTCGATAGCAATCGCGGCGGAGAGTTGTCCCAAtcggtcaactgtgatgaaggCTTTGAAGACTATCGCTCCAATACCAACAGCAATGGTCAAACGAATGCTGCCAGTAATCCGTTGGCATCATCCAACCAAGCAGCCCAGGAGAACAACACTGATCCGAACTATCTGGAAGACGTTGACAGCAATATAGATTTCAGTATTCAACTCAACGAGTCCGAGGTAGAGGAAGATAGCAACACGATCGCGAACAATCGTGCGAAGCTGGGCCTACCTCTACAGGCATCCTGTTCGACGGCTCCGGAGCACCAGCCTCCGATAGTACAATCATGTACTACCGGTATCAGTACTTCAACGAGTCGTCGTGCTACCATCGTTGAATTTGTTGATGATCATATGCGTTCCTCTCGTACTAATTCTGTGTCCTCCTCATCCATGTTGAGCGTTGTAGAAAATAAGGACTGCGATTATCTGAAGCTAGTGATGGGATTCAAGCGCACTTTGATGCTTCCGGAGGTTTTCTTCGCAGGAGACACTTTCGGATGTTTCTGTGAAGGATGTGCTCCATCGCTGCAGAACTCGTTGGTTAAAAGCTGGGTGCGGTTCAAGCTAAATCAAACGCTGAGCAGTTCGAGTGCAGTTAATACGGCAGATGATTCTGTATGGACTACGGCTTACTACAATGCGAGGGTTGAGAAGATCCGTTCGGTTTTGGACCATGGACAGCCGCTTCCGATCG aatcctgtcaattCCTGCCGGATGGATCAACGGTCGGTGACCATTTTGTGCCCGGCACTCACATTCTATTGCAATCATCTCCGGATTCGAGCGAACGTTCGCAACGGTCATCATTTCACCGTTATATGGCAAACAGTGTTTGCTATCGAATTTGCGCCACCTTCGAGGTACGCGTCCGTTCGCAATCTCTGTCCGCTATAGACTTCGGCGAAACGCCTGCTGCAGGGGCTGTAACCGGTGAAATTGGCTCCACGGCCGGTGCCAACGGGTTACGCTATTGGACCACCAAAGAAGCGGATGCATGCGTATTGACGGCATTGATGGTGTTACTTACTCCGGTTTAG
- the LOC134224308 gene encoding uncharacterized protein LOC134224308, with the protein MVSFSVLSCTIFHFTSFVLGWDLSSLGIQNFTIKHVSLYKSRAFITIEDSNVSLVEASWPENKLSTRPRVLCENDRPGRHECCDHLNHVICTDVDSGARLWILDRGDNEGFCSPKIVIRSLILVPNKEIMYQFSTSSNAFHSIVVDPIKASDGDTRAFVTMVDTDYILIFSLFKQTFGKLKFERKDLSPISPISLSEVAINQNHLYISDSLSGRLFLLPVKTIRQLSFPECGVQKMILKTSVTYLGRLLGRAKGLKLDLWDNLYYIIPRDGAVVKWKPGHTLRAENHSVIYQREINVTQIILGVGNKAWVIASEFSSDESKRHCLRISK; encoded by the exons ATGGTCTCATTCAGCGTCTTAAGTTGCACCATATTCCACTTCACCAGTTTCGTGCTCGGTTGGGATTTATCTTCTTTGGGGATTCAGAACTTCACCATCAAGCATGTTTCGTTGTACAAATCGCGAGCTTTCATCACAATTGAAGACTCCAACGTTAGTCTGGTAGAGGCGTCTTGGCCAGAGAATAAACTGAGTACTCGACCACGCGTATTATGTGAAAACGATCGTCCCGGGCGGCACGAGTGTTGTGACCATTTAAACCATGTGATTTGCACGGATGTTGATTCGGGTGCACGGTTGTGGATCTTGGATCGTGGTGACAATGAAGGCTTTTGCAGCCCAAAAATAGTGATTCGCAGTTTGATCTTGGTTCCGAATAAAGAGATAATGTATCAGTTTAGCACCTCGAGCAACGCGTTCCACTCTATAGTAGTCGATCCAATCAAAGCATCAGACGGAGATACTCGCGCGTTTGTCACCATGGTAGACACTGACTATATTCTTATATTTTCTTTGTTCAAACAGACCTTCGGGAAACTTAAATTTGA AAGAAAGGATTTGTCGCCAATCAGTCCAATTTCACTCTCAGAGGTTGCCATCAACCAGAATCATTTGTACATCTCGGACAGCCTGAGTGGTCGTTTGTTCCTACTTCCTGTGAAAACTATTCGTCAGCTGTCGTTCCCCGAATGCGGAGTACAAAAAATGATACTGAAAACTAGCGTGACGTACCTGGGCCGGTTGTTGGGTCGCGCCAAAGGATTAAAGTTGGATCTATGGGACAACCTGTACTACATCATACCACGAGATGGTGCGGTCGTTAAATGGAAACCAGGTCATACATTGAGAGCGGAGAACCATTCGGTGATTTACCAGCGGGAAATCAACGTGACTCAGATCATTTTGGGCGTGGGCAACAAGGCATGGGTCATTGCCAGTGAATTTTCTTCCGATGAAAGCAAGCGACACTGTTTGCGTATTAGTAAATGA